The Leucobacter viscericola genome includes a window with the following:
- a CDS encoding RNA polymerase sigma factor: MGAARSAPTLVGDADLLRDYRAGDKTALATLHQRYFRAMVARAYRMVHNQADAEDIASEAFLQVIRTIDAGKGPTVSMWRYLLVTVRSVAINQSSNTEAITIEPEKLLEQIDLQSTIQYEGTLDETVTTAFKRLPERWQLVIWCREVEGYSQRETGGVLGIAENAVSALTHRAKRGFRAEFLRAVIQSDASPSCRHFRQQLTKHYTSKTSKRAMIQPALAEHLDTCRACSSVYAEAREVNSRFGRTMSLVLIGGALGGTAAGGLMLDQAETASAEPLSGELARSTPLLTKKLLLTVGAVVAASTIALMCVQEATSQPGPVTTAAASSVSGGNSQKLLELDFPVEETLHNSVTPSDPIHVLVEKTSEGSCGVTFVPVGTGQENAYFEQSSEGQGKCRIRTSRNGAEIANFQMNDGVRRIYVKRADTYSFAFETDLAAPSALTFRVLPELLGE; this comes from the coding sequence GTGGGTGCCGCACGTTCGGCACCCACCCTGGTGGGGGATGCCGATTTGCTGCGCGATTACCGCGCTGGCGACAAAACAGCCCTCGCTACGCTGCATCAACGTTACTTCCGAGCCATGGTCGCTCGCGCCTACCGAATGGTGCATAATCAAGCGGATGCCGAAGACATCGCATCGGAGGCGTTTTTGCAGGTGATCCGCACCATTGATGCTGGCAAGGGTCCAACCGTCTCGATGTGGCGTTACCTGCTTGTCACGGTCCGATCAGTCGCGATCAACCAGTCCTCGAACACCGAGGCGATCACGATTGAGCCAGAAAAACTTCTGGAGCAGATAGACCTCCAATCAACCATCCAGTACGAGGGAACACTTGACGAGACGGTCACGACCGCTTTCAAGCGCCTTCCTGAACGCTGGCAACTGGTCATCTGGTGCCGTGAGGTCGAAGGATACTCACAGCGCGAGACGGGCGGCGTTCTCGGGATTGCCGAGAACGCCGTCAGTGCGCTCACGCACCGGGCTAAGCGCGGGTTTCGTGCCGAGTTTCTCAGGGCGGTCATACAGTCGGACGCCTCCCCCTCGTGCAGGCACTTCCGCCAGCAACTCACAAAGCACTACACGTCAAAAACATCGAAACGCGCGATGATCCAGCCCGCCCTTGCAGAGCATCTGGATACTTGCCGCGCCTGCTCGAGTGTCTACGCAGAAGCCCGCGAAGTGAACTCGCGATTTGGTCGAACCATGTCGCTTGTGCTGATTGGTGGCGCACTCGGCGGCACCGCTGCGGGTGGCCTCATGCTGGATCAAGCCGAGACTGCGAGCGCAGAACCGCTCAGCGGCGAGCTTGCGCGCAGCACGCCGCTACTGACAAAAAAGCTGCTCCTGACCGTAGGAGCTGTCGTTGCCGCGTCGACCATTGCCCTGATGTGTGTGCAGGAGGCCACCTCTCAGCCCGGACCCGTAACCACGGCAGCCGCCTCCTCGGTCTCCGGAGGGAACAGCCAGAAGCTACTGGAACTCGATTTTCCCGTCGAAGAGACTCTCCACAATAGCGTCACTCCCTCAGATCCGATTCATGTGCTCGTTGAGAAGACAAGTGAAGGTTCGTGCGGCGTGACGTTTGTTCCCGTGGGCACGGGCCAAGAGAATGCATACTTCGAACAGTCCTCGGAGGGTCAGGGAAAGTGCCGCATTCGTACATCCCGAAACGGCGCTGAGATCGCGAACTTTCAGATGAACGACGGTGTGCGGCGCATCTACGTCAAGCGAGCAGACACCTATAGCTTTGCCTTCGAAACGGATCTCGCGGCCCCCAGCGCCCTCACGTTTCGAGTACTCCCCGAGCTACTCGGGGAGTAG
- a CDS encoding SdrD B-like domain-containing protein gives MGLALSCALMLLLGVFMSPATAAQAAEATTGSITRVYTGTDPFDGEDSRGQDTGPDNDRVRVQDSIGYSVEAGINNPGSQGGQTKYQHLTVTFDPLPLGFRWQGLPGGCLTSEDFRSALTGDGRTEPSVLTCDLGHRESGSTYGFTPVLSVLGTVAEGTSVAPTARVTAEGVAETTKLEAPATLVTAAPALLDVAIHAPSGAWDARSEVIVGNDGVAREGYSVSFPVDVKYVGRGSASVEGPITFDIRIPQLASPDTTIISVCDGTRGMASVPGRSGGSETKANAVQESGTCSYTRDVNDPSIVHMTLTGTETSPDFFPTHTAGGTALKTVDADSSKKNAALQYIASAGIRIHVPYTLFTNSKATVTAEVSNLSASALERSSEWDPGQGKTAAQMKTTTCETLAGPVFCANTQNVVSVDLVRPAASTFSVPAKSDRVLNSRKNPETTGDLTAKAFYSDKQFTAENPEALPGSKYVGRGAVANYIPLGKIDNRLVLCQAIDNRYTTPVPFSTTDPDRAAAVSVQTSSENKPDQVLQQLSSYVKIQYGVGGNGGVNAGDGTGWSDDNPQADFTCGDNDSTKWYDSINAPEAGPGAITKIRAVVEGPTPEFLATGWLSLGLDVALQIRPDAPISKLDGPVADQVRVETTNRQGVWEDDVLRPKSRSAATLLITEIPLRVTKTLANTAKTQYEAQERITWRIKALTVSTGLSVPVRNVQMTDTLPDELAYYPGSSKVGGVAVGDPTIGVDAAGKTTLHWNLGEMKLGDSRTLEYETTTSPDVFQGTQVENNVLATADGALPATSKASATITNSALFAVAKRSAPPVVQPGEEVRFDVRITNLSTKEVPSSDFIDWLPFDGDGRAPKSSFHGDLNLVSVSQKLGSQHTQTLYTSYEQSRIDLKKDLDPQAMSASIVWCEATDFAKKPGCPSNMAEVTGLRFLGDNMAPGTSTTMRIVASLPQGKAGDVLANTAGGRAGGFTTNLLSNVTVTNVVESSVSGTAWQDSDRDGLLAEGESRLGGVVAVLQNADGNEVARTTTNTKGEYTFKGILAGEYTVRFEAGSHELPTLQQAGTDSSVWSLIDATFTARASVPLGTDVRNINAGFIEQVDLQVKGTQASSGTIGQQASATFEVSNELSSDIHEPVVIFTIPEGLSDAKVSAPKGWTIVDNGDGTWTATGPKTFAGGEKVEFDITGTVKSVEQLTFTAAGSASNDYEPNLDNNAATLSTTPKEPATISGSVFDDHNADGIWQDTERVVEGLTVTLRDSDGHVVASTVVDSTGGFRFPNLPAGDYTAELEQPKGSTISTPGGATWSVTVAAGETATHDFGLVKEVDLQVEGVSVTVGTIGQEVSAVFSISNAGKENDISTPHVVFTIPESVTNPVVSAPKGWTVTKNDDGTWTAVGPETFAPGTAVEITITGTVTTAEALVFTAEGSTPKDTELNLANNSAELTAVLVIPAAITGLIFNDINENGIRDAGEKPFSAVEVKLHGPDGKILDSVLTDADGAFAFRQLPASDYEVSFETPEPYHLTTGSSIWDVHLAPGDAANNEFGLVKGEKPAQPGAHPGEKPTTDTSEKAPSTPSPSAEGATLATTGADFGPAATLTILALLTGAGAMMAARLRTRARRDS, from the coding sequence ATGGGACTCGCACTCTCGTGTGCGCTCATGCTGCTGTTGGGCGTCTTTATGTCGCCCGCAACGGCAGCGCAGGCCGCGGAAGCGACAACAGGAAGTATCACGAGGGTCTACACGGGCACTGACCCGTTCGACGGTGAGGATTCCCGCGGGCAGGACACCGGCCCCGATAACGACAGGGTCCGCGTCCAAGACAGCATTGGCTACAGCGTCGAGGCTGGGATCAACAACCCCGGGAGCCAGGGCGGCCAGACCAAGTACCAGCACCTGACGGTCACGTTTGACCCGCTCCCCCTGGGATTCCGCTGGCAGGGCCTCCCTGGCGGCTGCCTCACGAGCGAAGACTTCCGCTCTGCGCTCACGGGAGACGGCCGCACTGAACCATCTGTGCTGACCTGTGATCTGGGACACCGGGAAAGCGGCAGCACCTACGGCTTCACGCCGGTCTTAAGCGTGCTCGGAACCGTGGCCGAGGGTACCTCGGTCGCCCCCACTGCCCGGGTCACGGCGGAAGGCGTTGCCGAAACGACCAAGCTTGAGGCACCGGCGACGCTGGTGACCGCTGCGCCCGCACTGCTCGACGTTGCCATTCACGCGCCTTCTGGAGCCTGGGACGCCCGCAGCGAGGTCATCGTGGGCAACGACGGTGTGGCTCGCGAGGGTTACTCCGTTTCCTTTCCGGTTGACGTGAAGTACGTGGGCCGGGGATCCGCCTCTGTAGAGGGACCGATTACGTTCGACATTCGCATTCCGCAGCTCGCCTCGCCCGACACGACCATCATTAGCGTCTGCGACGGCACTCGCGGCATGGCAAGCGTGCCCGGACGGAGTGGTGGCAGCGAGACCAAGGCCAACGCGGTCCAGGAGTCCGGCACCTGCAGCTACACCCGCGACGTGAACGATCCGAGCATCGTGCACATGACGCTCACCGGAACAGAGACCAGCCCTGATTTCTTCCCAACTCACACAGCTGGCGGCACAGCACTCAAAACAGTGGACGCCGATTCGTCCAAGAAGAACGCGGCCCTGCAGTACATTGCATCGGCGGGTATCCGGATCCACGTGCCCTACACCCTCTTTACAAACAGTAAGGCAACCGTCACGGCCGAGGTGAGCAACCTCTCGGCTTCGGCACTCGAGCGCAGTTCAGAGTGGGATCCGGGCCAGGGAAAAACCGCGGCTCAGATGAAGACAACAACATGTGAGACGCTCGCGGGACCGGTGTTCTGCGCCAACACCCAGAACGTCGTTTCGGTCGATCTCGTGCGGCCCGCAGCGAGCACATTCTCGGTGCCGGCCAAGAGCGACCGCGTGCTCAACTCCCGCAAGAATCCCGAAACTACGGGCGACTTGACCGCAAAGGCCTTTTATTCCGACAAGCAGTTCACTGCGGAGAACCCCGAGGCGCTCCCCGGCTCGAAGTATGTGGGCAGGGGCGCCGTCGCCAACTACATTCCGCTCGGCAAGATCGACAACCGGCTCGTGCTCTGCCAGGCGATCGATAACCGCTACACAACACCGGTCCCCTTCTCAACAACGGACCCGGACCGTGCGGCTGCGGTGAGCGTGCAGACCAGCAGCGAGAACAAACCCGATCAGGTGCTGCAGCAGCTTTCAAGCTACGTGAAGATTCAATACGGCGTTGGAGGCAACGGAGGGGTCAACGCGGGTGACGGCACGGGCTGGAGCGACGATAACCCCCAGGCCGACTTTACCTGCGGCGACAACGACTCAACCAAGTGGTACGACAGCATCAACGCGCCAGAAGCCGGCCCCGGTGCGATCACCAAGATCAGGGCAGTAGTCGAGGGACCCACTCCCGAGTTTCTCGCGACCGGTTGGTTGAGCCTCGGGCTCGACGTCGCGCTGCAGATACGCCCAGATGCCCCCATCAGCAAGCTGGACGGCCCCGTCGCAGACCAGGTGCGCGTTGAAACGACCAACCGCCAGGGTGTGTGGGAGGACGACGTGCTTCGCCCAAAGAGCCGCTCGGCGGCCACCCTGCTGATCACCGAGATTCCGCTCCGGGTCACCAAGACCCTGGCGAACACCGCTAAGACGCAGTACGAGGCCCAGGAAAGAATCACCTGGAGGATTAAGGCGCTCACGGTCAGCACCGGACTGAGTGTGCCCGTTCGAAACGTGCAGATGACCGACACGTTGCCCGATGAACTGGCCTACTACCCCGGCTCCTCGAAGGTTGGCGGCGTTGCCGTCGGTGATCCCACTATCGGAGTGGACGCCGCCGGAAAGACCACGCTGCACTGGAATCTGGGCGAGATGAAGCTGGGTGATTCGCGGACGCTCGAGTACGAAACCACGACCAGCCCCGACGTGTTCCAGGGCACACAGGTCGAGAACAACGTGCTCGCCACCGCAGACGGTGCCCTGCCCGCAACAAGCAAGGCATCCGCGACAATCACCAACTCGGCTCTTTTCGCTGTCGCGAAGCGATCAGCGCCCCCCGTTGTGCAGCCCGGCGAAGAAGTTCGGTTCGACGTTCGCATCACAAACCTGTCGACAAAAGAGGTTCCTTCCTCCGACTTCATCGACTGGTTGCCCTTCGACGGTGACGGACGCGCTCCCAAGTCGTCCTTCCACGGCGACCTCAACCTCGTGAGTGTGTCGCAGAAGCTCGGCAGCCAGCATACTCAGACGCTCTACACCTCGTACGAGCAGTCACGCATTGACCTGAAGAAGGACCTCGATCCCCAGGCAATGTCTGCGAGCATCGTCTGGTGTGAGGCGACCGACTTTGCGAAAAAGCCGGGATGCCCGTCAAACATGGCGGAGGTCACTGGACTGAGGTTCCTCGGGGACAACATGGCTCCGGGTACCTCGACGACCATGCGCATCGTTGCTTCGCTGCCTCAGGGCAAGGCTGGCGACGTGCTCGCTAACACCGCGGGAGGCCGTGCAGGGGGCTTCACAACAAATCTGCTCTCGAACGTTACTGTGACCAACGTCGTTGAGTCCTCGGTGAGCGGCACAGCGTGGCAAGACAGTGATCGCGACGGCCTGTTGGCCGAGGGTGAGAGCCGCCTTGGCGGCGTCGTTGCCGTGCTGCAAAACGCCGATGGCAACGAAGTGGCGCGCACGACAACCAATACCAAGGGCGAGTACACCTTCAAAGGCATCCTCGCGGGTGAGTACACCGTTCGCTTCGAGGCGGGATCGCACGAGCTGCCGACGCTACAGCAGGCTGGCACGGATTCGAGCGTGTGGTCCCTGATCGATGCAACATTCACTGCTCGAGCTTCCGTTCCCCTCGGCACGGATGTTCGCAACATTAACGCTGGTTTTATCGAGCAGGTTGACCTGCAGGTCAAGGGAACACAGGCGAGCTCTGGAACGATCGGCCAGCAGGCGAGCGCGACCTTTGAGGTATCGAACGAACTCAGCAGTGACATCCACGAGCCCGTGGTCATCTTTACGATTCCCGAGGGCCTGAGCGATGCCAAGGTGAGTGCACCAAAGGGCTGGACGATCGTCGACAACGGCGACGGAACCTGGACCGCAACAGGACCGAAGACCTTTGCCGGTGGCGAGAAGGTCGAGTTCGACATCACCGGAACCGTGAAGTCCGTCGAGCAGCTCACGTTTACCGCTGCGGGATCGGCCAGCAACGACTATGAGCCGAATCTTGACAACAACGCGGCCACACTCAGCACCACGCCAAAAGAACCAGCGACAATTTCTGGATCGGTGTTTGACGATCACAACGCGGACGGCATCTGGCAAGACACCGAACGGGTGGTCGAGGGTCTGACGGTAACGCTGCGCGACAGCGACGGCCACGTCGTCGCTTCGACCGTCGTCGACTCCACAGGTGGCTTCCGCTTCCCGAATCTGCCCGCTGGTGACTACACCGCCGAGCTGGAACAGCCGAAGGGATCAACGATCTCGACGCCCGGCGGCGCCACTTGGAGCGTGACCGTGGCCGCAGGAGAGACCGCCACACACGACTTCGGTCTTGTGAAAGAGGTCGATCTTCAGGTCGAGGGCGTCTCGGTTACGGTCGGCACCATCGGACAAGAAGTCAGCGCGGTGTTCAGCATCTCGAATGCAGGGAAAGAAAACGACATTTCCACTCCGCACGTTGTCTTCACGATTCCCGAGTCGGTCACGAACCCTGTCGTGTCAGCTCCAAAGGGCTGGACGGTAACAAAAAACGACGATGGCACCTGGACTGCCGTGGGCCCCGAAACGTTCGCACCGGGTACTGCCGTTGAAATCACGATTACTGGCACCGTGACTACAGCTGAGGCCTTGGTATTCACCGCTGAGGGATCCACCCCGAAAGATACGGAGCTCAACCTGGCGAATAACAGCGCTGAGCTCACTGCGGTACTGGTGATCCCCGCCGCAATCACGGGTCTCATCTTTAACGACATCAACGAAAACGGCATTCGGGATGCGGGCGAGAAGCCCTTCAGCGCCGTTGAAGTTAAGTTGCACGGGCCCGATGGCAAGATCCTTGATTCAGTCTTGACGGATGCTGACGGGGCGTTCGCGTTCCGGCAGTTGCCCGCCAGTGATTACGAGGTTTCGTTCGAGACTCCGGAGCCCTACCACCTCACAACGGGAAGCAGTATCTGGGACGTGCATCTCGCACCGGGTGACGCAGCCAACAACGAGTTTGGTCTTGTGAAGGGTGAGAAGCCCGCTCAACCAGGAGCTCATCCGGGTGAGAAACCGACCACGGACACGTCAGAAAAGGCTCCGTCTACCCCCTCGCCGAGTGCGGAGGGAGCCACCTTGGCAACAACGGGTGCCGACTTTGGCCCCGCCGCAACTCTGACAATCCTGGCCCTGCTGACTGGAGCAGGCGCCATGATGGCCGCACGGTTGAGGACTCGCGCACGGAGAGATAGCTAG
- a CDS encoding AraC family transcriptional regulator — translation MEQDQRGILYPDRLPEFHRLPAPTELEHAVRWFWIARWNLPPGLESRQELLPFPACNIVVEPQGVTAVGPPTRISERKLSGTGWVVGALLLPAAVPSLVPGPAELRDGSRPVSAGSLHSNISQLMATPEQHPREVRLRAVAAFSKWISERVPLPLPGSDHLLANELARVLADPGITRADQIPDRLPASTRSLQRLANRFFGLSLHTMIRRRRLQEAAALLRDDPSCSLADLASELGYSDHAHFSTDFKAVTGMTPSSYRTHSSEYRK, via the coding sequence ATGGAGCAGGACCAGCGCGGGATTTTGTATCCCGATCGCTTGCCCGAGTTTCACCGGCTACCCGCGCCGACCGAGCTCGAGCACGCGGTGCGTTGGTTCTGGATCGCCCGATGGAATCTGCCTCCGGGCCTGGAATCGCGGCAGGAACTCCTGCCGTTCCCGGCGTGCAACATCGTTGTGGAACCGCAGGGGGTCACCGCGGTTGGTCCGCCGACCCGCATCTCCGAACGGAAGCTGAGTGGCACCGGCTGGGTCGTGGGCGCGCTTCTGTTACCCGCGGCAGTGCCGTCGCTCGTGCCCGGACCAGCGGAGCTGCGTGACGGTAGTCGACCCGTGAGCGCGGGCTCCCTGCACTCAAACATCTCTCAGCTCATGGCCACCCCTGAACAGCACCCGAGAGAAGTGCGTCTTCGGGCGGTTGCCGCGTTTTCGAAGTGGATCAGCGAACGGGTGCCGCTGCCGCTACCCGGATCAGACCATCTGCTCGCAAACGAGCTTGCCAGGGTTCTCGCCGACCCGGGCATCACTCGCGCAGACCAGATCCCCGACAGGCTGCCCGCGTCAACGCGCAGCCTCCAGCGGCTGGCCAACCGGTTCTTTGGGCTCTCGCTGCACACCATGATTCGCAGGCGCCGGCTACAAGAAGCGGCAGCGCTCCTGCGCGACGATCCGTCTTGCTCTCTCGCTGATCTCGCGAGCGAACTCGGCTACAGCGACCACGCTCATTTTTCTACCGATTTCAAAGCGGTCACGGGTATGACCCCGAGCTCGTATCGCACGCACTCCTCCGAGTATCGAAAATGA
- a CDS encoding VOC family protein gives MNAHESRAANGAHTTNGMPHGSTSLTPFLAIPNAQGAIEFYRDVFGARVVDVTEFGGVVVHAELDFGNGHLQLGEPMPDYHLVAAPAGDDDCYSMGLFCPDVDDLVKRAEAAGATIREPVADFVSGDRFASIRDPFGVRWSVMTRVEDLSEEQSAQRVRDWAAQQSQ, from the coding sequence ATGAATGCACACGAGTCTCGCGCCGCAAACGGCGCCCACACAACCAACGGTATGCCGCACGGCTCCACGAGTCTGACGCCGTTCTTGGCGATCCCGAATGCGCAGGGGGCGATCGAGTTTTATCGAGATGTCTTTGGGGCAAGAGTCGTTGATGTCACCGAGTTTGGCGGTGTTGTTGTGCACGCCGAACTCGACTTCGGAAACGGCCACTTGCAACTGGGTGAGCCCATGCCCGACTATCACCTCGTCGCCGCACCCGCGGGAGACGACGACTGCTATTCGATGGGACTGTTTTGCCCCGATGTTGACGATCTCGTCAAGCGCGCGGAGGCCGCGGGCGCGACCATTCGGGAGCCGGTCGCGGACTTCGTGTCGGGCGACCGCTTTGCGAGCATCCGTGATCCGTTTGGCGTGCGCTGGTCGGTGATGACACGGGTTGAGGATCTGTCGGAGGAGCAGAGCGCTCAGCGAGTCCGTGACTGGGCCGCGCAGCAGTCTCAGTAA
- a CDS encoding helix-turn-helix domain-containing protein: protein MDALQQLGPRLRAARQDRGWTLEDLASRADMSVSTLSRLESGKRQASLELLLPLTRQLGIRIDDLLESEDRDPRVRRPAVQKPGMTVAPLTREESEVRAFKISYQPGVPAACEPKTHDGHEWLYVLSGHLRLRLGDTTHVLTRGEAAEFDTRIPHAISAEGTRPAEVISIFNSVGERLHLHSLDGEVTEAP from the coding sequence ATGGACGCCCTGCAACAACTCGGGCCACGACTGCGCGCGGCACGACAGGATCGCGGCTGGACGCTCGAAGACCTCGCGAGTCGGGCCGACATGTCCGTCAGCACACTCTCCCGCCTCGAATCGGGCAAGCGTCAGGCCAGCCTTGAGCTCCTCCTGCCGCTCACCAGGCAACTGGGCATTCGCATCGACGACCTACTCGAGAGCGAGGACCGCGATCCGCGCGTTCGCCGCCCCGCGGTGCAAAAACCGGGGATGACGGTCGCGCCACTCACTCGCGAAGAGTCCGAGGTGCGCGCCTTCAAGATCAGCTATCAGCCCGGGGTTCCGGCCGCGTGCGAGCCGAAAACCCACGACGGACACGAGTGGCTCTACGTACTTTCGGGCCACCTGCGCCTCCGTCTCGGAGACACAACCCACGTACTCACCCGCGGCGAAGCCGCCGAGTTCGACACGAGAATTCCCCACGCCATCAGCGCAGAGGGCACACGCCCGGCAGAGGTCATCAGCATCTTCAACTCCGTCGGCGAGCGCCTTCACCTGCACTCGCTAGACGGCGAGGTCACAGAGGCCCCCTAG
- a CDS encoding bifunctional NAD(P)/FAD-dependent oxidoreductase/class I SAM-dependent methyltransferase encodes MTEKIWDAIIVGGGAAGLSAAQALGRSLRSVLVIDAGSPRNRFTSHMHNVLGFDGMPPGELAQRGRIEAERYSVKFRDGFVQRVSEIADGLRLELADGAEKTRALIVATGVTDQLPELPGLAENWGSTVLHCPYCHGWEVRGQRLAVVANPEYGVHQAKLVRQLSENVVLFTEGLSGFDEATARALQHRGITLESEHATEILGEDGRVRAVRTASGREIPVDAIFTAGTLVPHDGFLAELGLDRTDGPLGSFVTVDPTGRTSHPRIWAAGNVVTPTATVPLVMGAGMLAGAAVNGALVEEEFESVARHHSHGSHDATDAGSPAEFWEGLYSGDGPRWSGRVNHAIAEIVGDWQPGRSLDLGCGEGGDVLWLAERGWQARGIDLSKTAIARARTHAEERGLVQDRATFDAVDLADWVGEDTESAEQYDLITASFLQSPVELPRTEILRAAASRLAPGGRLVIVAHASAPSFAPDHHSDTEFPSPESEVEMLGLDPKRHTVEVAEVRTRQGVAPDGQVAEFEDSVVVVRRLG; translated from the coding sequence ATGACGGAAAAGATTTGGGACGCGATCATTGTCGGTGGAGGGGCCGCGGGGCTGAGTGCTGCGCAGGCGCTCGGGCGGTCGCTGCGGAGTGTGCTGGTGATCGACGCGGGTAGCCCGCGCAACCGCTTCACCTCACACATGCACAACGTGCTCGGGTTTGACGGGATGCCGCCGGGTGAGCTTGCGCAGCGGGGTCGGATCGAGGCCGAGAGGTACAGCGTTAAGTTTCGCGACGGCTTTGTGCAGCGGGTCAGCGAGATTGCCGACGGTCTCCGGCTGGAACTGGCCGATGGAGCAGAGAAAACTCGTGCCCTGATCGTAGCGACCGGCGTGACCGATCAACTGCCTGAACTCCCCGGGCTTGCCGAGAATTGGGGCTCGACGGTGCTCCACTGCCCCTACTGCCACGGCTGGGAGGTGCGAGGGCAGCGCCTCGCCGTGGTCGCGAACCCGGAGTACGGGGTGCACCAGGCGAAACTCGTTCGGCAGTTGAGCGAGAACGTTGTGCTCTTTACGGAGGGGCTCAGCGGCTTTGACGAGGCGACCGCTCGCGCACTGCAGCATCGCGGGATCACACTCGAGTCAGAACACGCGACGGAGATCCTGGGCGAGGATGGCCGCGTGCGCGCCGTGCGCACAGCGAGTGGCCGTGAGATCCCGGTCGACGCCATCTTTACCGCCGGAACCCTCGTGCCGCACGACGGGTTCTTGGCGGAGCTTGGGCTCGACAGAACAGACGGGCCGCTGGGCAGTTTTGTGACGGTGGACCCGACCGGCAGAACCAGCCACCCGCGCATCTGGGCCGCGGGCAATGTGGTCACGCCCACCGCGACGGTGCCGCTCGTCATGGGTGCCGGCATGCTCGCCGGAGCCGCCGTCAACGGTGCACTCGTTGAAGAAGAGTTTGAGTCTGTGGCCCGTCACCACTCGCACGGTTCGCACGACGCGACGGACGCAGGTTCTCCCGCTGAATTTTGGGAGGGACTGTACAGCGGCGACGGACCCCGCTGGTCGGGGCGGGTGAACCACGCGATCGCAGAGATAGTCGGCGATTGGCAACCGGGCCGCTCGCTCGATCTCGGCTGCGGTGAGGGTGGCGACGTGCTCTGGCTCGCGGAGCGGGGCTGGCAGGCTCGGGGAATCGACCTGTCGAAGACCGCGATTGCGAGGGCTCGCACCCACGCTGAGGAGCGTGGTTTGGTTCAGGATCGCGCCACTTTTGATGCGGTTGACCTTGCTGACTGGGTGGGCGAAGATACTGAATCTGCCGAGCAGTACGACCTCATCACCGCGAGCTTCTTGCAGTCCCCAGTTGAGCTGCCGCGGACTGAGATTCTGCGCGCTGCCGCGTCACGGCTGGCCCCGGGTGGGCGACTGGTGATTGTGGCGCACGCCTCCGCGCCGTCGTTCGCGCCGGATCACCACTCCGACACAGAGTTCCCCTCGCCCGAGAGTGAGGTGGAGATGCTGGGGCTGGATCCCAAACGACACACTGTTGAGGTAGCAGAGGTGCGCACGCGTCAGGGTGTGGCCCCTGATGGGCAGGTCGCTGAGTTCGAGGACTCTGTGGTGGTGGTGCGACGATTGGGGTAG